TGTACTTCTTAGCATTGTCCCAGGCACCTCCGGTGTTGGATGCGGAGATAGCAATCTACAGTTGAGCAAAACAAGAATCAATCAGTTAGAGGCATTTTAAGGTTGATGCAAAAGTTTTAAACTTTTAACTAGCAGTTCCAGGAATCACATACCTGGACACCAGAAACAAGGGATCCAGCAAGGACACCAGAAAGAGTTTCGACTCCAAATAGGATACCAACAATGAGGGGTGTCAACATGACAAGGGCACCAGGTGGGATCATCTCCTTAATAGAAGCATCAGTTGAGATCTTGACACATGTAGCATAGTCGGGCTTGGCAGTACCCTCCATGAGACCTGGGATTGTGTTGAATTGCCTTCGGACCTCCTCAACCATCTTCAGGGCTGCACTCCCAACGCTCTTCATTGTCATGGCAGAAAACCAGTATGGCAGCATAGCACCAACGATCAAGCCAATGAAAACTTTGGGTGTCAAGAGGTCAACAACGACAACACCAGCACGGCTAACGAAGGCACCAAAGAGGGCAAGGGACACAAGAGCAGCTGAACCAATGGCAAAACCCtggaaaaaatacaaaaaaataatcaagttttGACTTGGGTTGTTTTTGCTAATGATGGCAAGCATGGTATCCACGTACAAATTAATGTTATTATCATTGGAATACTTTGAAGGAAAGACTGAAAACGAAATATTGAGACAATGTTGCCTTCTGGACATTCTAAGAAAACCAAGACAAATGCCAATAAAGGAACGATCCACCCAGTACGGTCTAAACACacagaataaaaataaattacctttCCAATTGCTGCAGTTGTGTTTCCAGCAGCATCAAGGGCATCGGTTCTCTCCCGAATTCTGTGGCTCATGCCAGCCATCTCTGCAATGCCTCCAGCATTGTCACTGATTGGACCGTACGCATCGATGGCCAAACCAGTAGCAATTGTACTCAACATTCCAAGGGCCGCAACAGCAATGCCGTACATTGCAGCAAAGGAGAAACTCACAAAAATACTAACTGCAATTGCAAAGATAGGGATAATGACAGATTTGTATCCCAAGGCCAAGCCAAAAATAACATTTGTAGCAGCTCCAGTTCGACAAGAATCAGCAACATCTTGCACAGGGCTGAAAAGCCAAACCAAATAAGTGATCagattttcatttttataaaataagttAAATCATTGAGAACTGACCAGATAAATGCCAATATATCAATTACCTGTATGCATTGCTAGTATAGTACTCTGTCACAAATCCTATTATCAGCCCAGCCCAAAGACCAACAGCAACGCACAAGAAAAGTTCCCTGAAGGCCAAATATTTTCCGGTGGATCAAACCACTAGtgataaataaaagaaattgtaaGACAATAATTCAAGCACTAACCAGTTCTGTACAACTTTTTGAGTTCCAAAGTTGAAGATGGTGAATTTTGCTGGAACACCCACCCAAGTAACAATTGCAATTCCAAAGGTCATTATAACAGTGGAAATAATGAGTTGATTTTTCAATGCTGGCTCAATTTCCTTAACAGCCTTGATCTCAAAAAAATCCGTTGCAAATAAAGTGGTGACCAGGCAGACAAGGATACCCATAGAACTAACGATGAGTGGATAGAGCATTGCTGTGAACTCATGGTTGTTGCCGAAAGAGGAGATAGAAGCAACAACGAGAGCAGCACAGGATGACTCAGCATATGAACCAAAAAGATCAGATCCCATACCCGCAATATCCCCAACGTTGTCACCCACATTATCAGCAATCACCTGCCAGAACATTGAGTGATCTAATTAAGAGACAAAAGTATCAGCAGAAAATGAAATACAAAAAGATATCTAGAGCATCGATCATTACAGCTGGATTTCTTGGGTCGTCCTCAGGAATGTTCCTTTCCACCTTACCCACAAGGTCGGCACCAACATCAGCAGCTTTAGTGTAGATACCACCACCAACTCTACCAAAGAGAGCCATGGAAGATCCACCAAGACCATACCCAGTGATAGACTCGAAAAGACCACCCCAATCTTCACCATAGTACAATTTGAAGATGTTAATGGCAATAAACAAAACCAAGAGACCGTTGGCAGCTAGGAGGAAGCCCATGACAGCACCAGACCTAAAAGCAGTAATAAATGCCTTTCCAACACCTTTTCTTGCCTCCAAGGTGGTTCTGGCATTTGCATATGTAGCAATTTTCATTCCAAGAAAACCAGAAACCACTGAAGTAACTGCACCAAGCAGAAATGATATAGTACTGAATGTAGCCGTTGCCAAAGCTGGCTTACAAGTTTTTGTTTTGTCATATGAGCACGGTTGGGGCTTGGTACTAAAACCCTCCACTGATCCAAGGAATACAAAAATCAATGCTGCAAACAATATCATAAAGATGCCAACATACTTGTACTCCGTGAAAAGGAAGGAGGTTGCCCCTAAAAcattaaagaattaaaaaggTTAAAAACAGCTCCAAATCAACACAATGTGAGATTATATGGCTATAAGGTTGTAATGAACAAACATTCTGATCGACTAGAGAGAAAGAAACTGGTTAAACCATCTTACACCTTACATTACATCTTAAACCATCTTACATCTTACACCATCTTAAACTACAGATTAGCCAAAGACGAGACTACAATACTTCTCACTGTTTCTTCATTACAAGGGAAACAAATTCGGCTCAATAGTTTTCATTTCTGTAAGATGCATCTTCAATAAAAGGAATCCATAAATGTCGAAGGGAAATAAAAATCTTTCTAAAGGCCACCAACAAAGAAACATCAACAAAAATAACTCATAGAAATGTTTCCAATttctgaataaaaaaaatacatgtaTTGATATTATTTTCTGTAAGGATATGTATACAGAAATAACAATTACATCAAGTTATCACACGGGACAAACAAAAGACTAAACGTAGAATCTGATTCAAAGAAACAGGTATCTCATGAACTAGGCTAGAAAGAAATGTTCCTCGGCTCTAGATATTGTGATGAACTTATCTCTATCCACTAATTAAAAGGAAAACGCTACAAACCCAAAAAGGATAAAAACGACACCCATATAAGAGAATAAGTTCCAAGGAATCTGACACTTGACAGTACGTCTTGCTCtgttttcaataaataaaaactattcACTATTCAGTCATTTCCGTCATTTTCTAGATCTATTCATAAATTCACACTTTCATAGTTCCCttgaagaatcttgaaaaaaataaaccatcaaACTACGTGAATAACATACACGATAaccaaaaaaaacaaacaattaatTCGTAAACGTTAGTTAAGTAACGCATCCATGAAAATGCGGAGAAACCAGTAAATGACCCAGCATTCACGGTCAAGCAAGGCATGGATAGGCATGCCTCAGATTCCATCGTAACATAATAACTAAAAGACAACAAACAAAGAACCAATGTAATATCCAAACATCTACTACACATAATAATAGCGTAAAAACTATAAAAACACGTAAGCCAAACTGCAGGTAACCAATCTTTCCAGAtattaaaaaaaccaaaagaagataaagataaaccctaaagcaataaaaaaacgaaaaaaataaacaaaaataaaaacaaaatgaaaaaaaaatgaataaatctAAGAATCCAGGCATCAGATCTAgcaataaaaaaaagagaagagaaaacaAATCTGAGaggaaagaataaaaagaaattataccCTCAGAGATGGCGTTTTGAATTTCGGCACATTTAATAACAACGTTATGGTCATTAACACCTTCTTCCTCTTCAATAAGGTAGTCAGAGTAGCCATTTTTAGCAGAAGAGGAGTTGTTATTAGCGGAATCACGAGCAGAAGAGAGTTTAACTTGTGAAACGTAGTACCACTGGACTAAAGAAAAAAGGATTCCAATAATAGCACAAAGAGGAATGAAAATCTGAGCACCGAGATCTGGAAGAATGGTGGCGCCCATGGCGgaaacaaagaagaaaagggGGAAGACAGCACGAAAAAAAGAGAGAGTTGGGGGTGTGGgtggtttttcttcttcttctcacgGAGCAGTGAGTGAAGGGAAATGAATGAAGGAAGAAGGGGGAGAGAGATGATGAGATTGTGGGGGAAAATGAGAACTCAGATTTATATTATGTTTGAGAGAGAAAAAACGGGGGATAGGATGTGTTGTGCGTGTTACGCGCCTGAACAAACAAATGTGGTTTAATTACGGATTAGGGTTTGTTTGGGTTTTGTTGTTTTCCTATTCCCACATTCCTTATTAACCTGGCTAACCTtattctcttctcttctctcctcctcttttttacctctcttcttctatttttagtTTCTTTCACCTACTGGTTTTCCTCTCCTCCTAACCAAACACATacctttcctttttcctttttcctttttcttttcttcttttcttctttttttttttttaaaaaaaaattaaccatCGCTATCAAAATCGTCCATAGAATTCTTCATATTTACTTTATCTTGCCATCcacttcatttcttttctaaattattttctttcttatcaatcaataaatattttgtttttttcaacTCATCTATTAACAATCGACCTATATGTAATTTTAATCCTCTTATTGCTATTGCTATGAtacttttaaaagaaaaattataaactttttgaaattttaaatactaatatttgtattttcaaaacaataataaattttaatttgaatcaCATGTTCAATACATCATAACTTAAAAACATATTGTCAATTTCATTTTTACGTGATTCACCACTTTAACTCATTAAAAACCAACGAACTATGAAACTTCTTAAATCCAATGTGCCGCCTAATgtttaaaactaattaactttAATTAAGCCATTAAATCAATCAAAAGTGcatgatttattattattaccaaAACACAAGATGCAAgtgtaaataaattaaagaaaaatggtTTTGAGGAAGGGTAGTGGCAAAATCAATCAAACAGTACCAAATGGAtactttattttaataataattaaaaaaagaggaaaaaggatGGTTTTTGGAAGGAGATAGTGAAAAAACGACAGCGTTTGAAGGAGAAAGCATTTCAAAATGCATGTTAACTGTTACCTGAAGagggtttgtttgttttgttttccctctctttttttctttttctgcttAAATTGGAAGCC
The sequence above is drawn from the Cucumis melo cultivar AY chromosome 2, USDA_Cmelo_AY_1.0, whole genome shotgun sequence genome and encodes:
- the LOC103487401 gene encoding pyrophosphate-energized vacuolar membrane proton pump, with the translated sequence MGATILPDLGAQIFIPLCAIIGILFSLVQWYYVSQVKLSSARDSANNNSSSAKNGYSDYLIEEEEGVNDHNVVIKCAEIQNAISEGATSFLFTEYKYVGIFMILFAALIFVFLGSVEGFSTKPQPCSYDKTKTCKPALATATFSTISFLLGAVTSVVSGFLGMKIATYANARTTLEARKGVGKAFITAFRSGAVMGFLLAANGLLVLFIAINIFKLYYGEDWGGLFESITGYGLGGSSMALFGRVGGGIYTKAADVGADLVGKVERNIPEDDPRNPAVIADNVGDNVGDIAGMGSDLFGSYAESSCAALVVASISSFGNNHEFTAMLYPLIVSSMGILVCLVTTLFATDFFEIKAVKEIEPALKNQLIISTVIMTFGIAIVTWVGVPAKFTIFNFGTQKVVQNWELFLCVAVGLWAGLIIGFVTEYYTSNAYSPVQDVADSCRTGAATNVIFGLALGYKSVIIPIFAIAVSIFVSFSFAAMYGIAVAALGMLSTIATGLAIDAYGPISDNAGGIAEMAGMSHRIRERTDALDAAGNTTAAIGKGFAIGSAALVSLALFGAFVSRAGVVVVDLLTPKVFIGLIVGAMLPYWFSAMTMKSVGSAALKMVEEVRRQFNTIPGLMEGTAKPDYATCVKISTDASIKEMIPPGALVMLTPLIVGILFGVETLSGVLAGSLVSGVQIAISASNTGGAWDNAKKYIEAGTSEHARTLGPKGSDPHKAAVIGDTIGDPLKDTSGPSLNILIKLMAVESLVFAPFFASHGGILFKIF